A genomic region of Streptosporangium lutulentum contains the following coding sequences:
- a CDS encoding ABC transporter ATP-binding protein — protein sequence MIRLAGVSRTFAGRSGAVEALRGIDLNVAEGEFVAVVGRSGCGKSTLLRLIAGLLPVTEGEITVAGERVTKARRDIAMLFQRPALLPWRSVLDNVLLPVEIFGWRRAEHRGRAQELLDMVGLGGFEKRLPHELSGGMQQRVSLCRSLIGDPRVMLMDEPFSALDALTREELSVELQRLHMENSATIVFVTHSIDEAVLLADRVVVLSPRPGRIRKVVDIDIPRPRSLGRNAHLEQVARCSADLHELLMERDTPAEAGERGR from the coding sequence ATGATCCGACTAGCCGGTGTTTCCCGTACCTTCGCCGGGCGATCCGGTGCGGTGGAGGCGTTGCGCGGCATCGACCTGAATGTGGCGGAGGGGGAGTTCGTCGCGGTCGTCGGCCGTTCTGGGTGCGGTAAATCCACCCTTCTGCGACTTATCGCTGGTTTGTTGCCCGTCACCGAAGGAGAGATCACGGTCGCGGGGGAGCGGGTCACCAAGGCCCGCCGCGACATCGCGATGCTGTTCCAGCGGCCCGCGCTGCTGCCCTGGCGGTCGGTGCTCGACAACGTGCTGCTGCCGGTGGAGATCTTCGGCTGGCGGCGGGCCGAACATCGCGGCCGCGCCCAGGAACTGCTGGACATGGTCGGGCTGGGCGGCTTCGAGAAGCGCCTGCCGCATGAGCTCTCCGGCGGCATGCAGCAGCGGGTCTCGCTCTGCCGATCACTGATCGGCGATCCCCGCGTGATGCTGATGGACGAGCCCTTCTCCGCCCTCGACGCACTCACCCGCGAGGAGCTGTCGGTGGAACTCCAGCGCCTGCACATGGAGAACTCGGCCACCATCGTCTTCGTCACCCACTCCATCGACGAGGCGGTGCTGCTGGCCGACCGGGTGGTGGTGCTCAGTCCACGACCGGGCCGGATCCGCAAGGTGGTCGACATCGACATCCCGCGACCGCGCAGCCTGGGCCGTAACGCGCACCTGGAACAGGTCGCCCGGTGCAGTGCGGACCTGCACGAACTGCTGATGGAGCGCGACACCCCGGCGGAGGCCGGAGAGAGAGGACGATGA
- a CDS encoding ABC transporter substrate-binding protein — protein sequence MRRFTRSVAVAIAAGLLAAVTGCGNSGNSGNSPEADSSATKALEKVTYLTSFGNFGRDAYAWVAKEKGFFAEAGFEVDIKPGGGTGDNLSKIEAGAAMFTPLDLTGLLLARGNGGAKDITVVAGIQQNTMAAIISLEGNQIATPKDLEGKTLADSPSSVVRNLFPTYAKLAGVDASKVKWVNGQPANLIGLLAGGTVAGIGQFVVGKPTVESVAKDKKAVVLPYSDVMDDLYGNVLVTSAKIAKENPDTVKRFTAALIKGLVYSVDNPKEAGELLQKNVPAAAAAPAAAECELMAAFVRPDGSSAPVGSIDTERVARSIETLQGAGAIPAGLTPDQLIDSSLTPAS from the coding sequence ATGAGAAGGTTCACCCGCTCCGTTGCCGTCGCGATTGCGGCCGGCCTGCTCGCCGCCGTGACCGGTTGCGGAAATTCTGGCAATTCGGGCAATTCTCCCGAAGCCGACAGTAGCGCCACCAAGGCCTTGGAGAAAGTTACCTATTTAACGTCATTTGGGAACTTTGGCCGAGACGCTTATGCCTGGGTCGCGAAAGAGAAGGGTTTCTTCGCGGAGGCCGGTTTCGAGGTGGACATCAAGCCCGGAGGCGGCACCGGCGACAACCTCTCGAAGATCGAGGCCGGCGCGGCGATGTTCACACCGCTCGACCTCACCGGTCTGCTGCTGGCCCGCGGCAACGGCGGCGCCAAGGACATCACGGTGGTGGCCGGCATCCAGCAGAACACCATGGCCGCGATCATCAGCCTTGAGGGCAACCAGATCGCCACTCCGAAGGACCTGGAGGGCAAGACGCTCGCCGACAGCCCCAGCTCGGTGGTGCGCAACCTCTTCCCCACCTACGCGAAGCTGGCCGGCGTCGACGCGTCGAAGGTCAAGTGGGTCAACGGCCAGCCGGCCAACCTGATCGGCCTGCTGGCGGGCGGGACGGTGGCCGGCATCGGCCAGTTCGTCGTGGGGAAGCCGACCGTCGAATCGGTCGCCAAGGACAAGAAGGCGGTGGTGCTGCCGTACAGCGACGTGATGGACGACCTCTACGGCAACGTGCTGGTCACCTCGGCGAAGATCGCCAAGGAGAACCCGGACACGGTCAAGCGCTTCACCGCGGCGCTGATCAAGGGACTCGTGTACAGCGTCGACAACCCCAAGGAGGCGGGCGAGCTCCTGCAGAAGAACGTCCCGGCCGCCGCGGCCGCGCCGGCCGCCGCCGAGTGCGAGCTGATGGCCGCGTTCGTCCGGCCGGACGGTTCGAGTGCCCCGGTCGGCTCGATCGACACGGAGCGGGTCGCCCGCAGCATTGAGACCCTGCAGGGCGCCGGCGCGATCCCGGCCGGTCTGACCCCGGACCAGCTCATCGACTCCAGCCTGACGCCGGCGTCCTGA
- a CDS encoding ABC transporter permease: MSEIRPPVRADAPRAYRLGGEMATAVMWPVLGLLVAITGWWLVTSAFRLVHPAVLPPPQDVLAAFDARSAELLNGLAATTLETVIGFLLSSVAGILIGISLAGSRAIERMFSPLLVAVNAVPKIALGPLLVVSLGWGQRPILTMVFLLSFFPIVLSTSTGLTTTPADLAELARSLDASRWQAFRKVRLPAALPQIFVGLKVAMPLAAIGAVIGEFQAGEGGLGYQIVQYSGVADSATAWAAIILVGMMSIVLYFALVLAERLALPWVRATTSAR, translated from the coding sequence GTGAGCGAGATTCGACCCCCGGTGCGCGCCGACGCGCCCCGGGCGTACCGGCTCGGCGGCGAGATGGCGACCGCGGTGATGTGGCCGGTCCTCGGGCTGCTGGTGGCGATCACCGGCTGGTGGCTCGTCACCTCGGCGTTCCGCCTCGTCCATCCCGCGGTGCTGCCCCCGCCGCAGGACGTACTGGCCGCGTTCGACGCGAGGTCGGCGGAACTGCTGAACGGGCTGGCCGCGACCACGCTGGAGACCGTGATCGGCTTCCTGCTCTCCTCGGTCGCGGGGATCCTGATCGGGATCTCGCTGGCCGGCTCGCGGGCGATCGAGCGCATGTTCTCGCCGCTGCTGGTGGCGGTCAACGCGGTGCCGAAGATCGCGCTCGGGCCGCTGCTGGTCGTCTCCCTCGGCTGGGGACAGCGGCCGATCCTGACCATGGTGTTCCTGCTCAGCTTCTTCCCGATCGTGCTCTCCACCTCGACCGGGCTGACCACCACTCCCGCCGACCTCGCCGAGCTGGCCAGATCCCTGGACGCCTCCCGCTGGCAGGCCTTCCGCAAGGTACGGCTGCCGGCCGCGCTGCCGCAGATCTTCGTCGGCCTGAAGGTCGCCATGCCGCTGGCCGCGATCGGCGCGGTGATCGGCGAGTTCCAGGCCGGCGAGGGCGGCCTGGGCTACCAGATCGTGCAGTACAGCGGGGTCGCCGACAGCGCCACCGCGTGGGCGGCGATCATCCTGGTGGGAATGATGAGCATCGTCCTCTACTTCGCCCTGGTGCTGGCGGAGCGGCTGGCGCTGCCGTGGGTACGGGCCACCACCTCAGCCCGTTGA